One Anopheles marshallii chromosome 3, idAnoMarsDA_429_01, whole genome shotgun sequence genomic region harbors:
- the LOC128715908 gene encoding protein artichoke has translation MGSATVRSGADIVSILLLTVIHTGTMGWKLDNRNIMYTNQDISYECPINTMCRCASLPNETALLEINCNEVSLYKFPEFLHGTIKHIDMSRTFIHNVDDETFQGLRLESLKLVDNKIQDISEKSFNFMQHSLVSLDLSDNQLQGLPLDSLKNVHTLSRLVAQRNNIHHLDGNWGGLVDSLRSLHISGNSISEVSFYTHDEKRQNHTAPNSQASIINAKQFSQYPPVTVVGQQTAGSNGLQQGVKPFAKLKKLVWLDISSNRIAHISPNTFPKSLVTIDLSKNILSQFPTAFLEHLHDLRVLSLKDNLIAKVDGSPEIIGTARIRLEKLDLSLNLVEEIPSLLFNGSVRIKAINFDKNFIRHLEADTFQGLNIVHMVLAFNFIESIDDGAFASLENSLEYLDLERNRLTVVPSAIGRLNRLRYLYLTSNELASIPVLPEALLPTTLKVLSLSGNNFTAIPVDGLSNCTELSYLNMGYNKIAEIEENAFLGWGSNLQTLLLRNNKITSLNYGAFNGLDTIKEISLSFNDIHYVHPNVFENVSTSLKILELSFGIYREEYPGEALAVLTELMWLGLDNNNLKTLPDGALSTLGQLTYVNLAFNRIVAIPRWLFRSDVHRNLVEIDLSFNQLEDLPSATFDSLELIQIINLSSNKLRSIQKNALHDLPYLTYVDLSYNALQNVSEGAFSFLPSLLSVDLMHNELSTLSLKVFRQVSNATTPMRLNISNNAIEFLDGDVNSLLYVYSLDASHNLLQDTTVFRALAFSLRILYLNWNNFTSLGNHAFGDLQILEILNLAHNNISSLRRRSFAGLVNLQEFDLSHNRIESLQIEQFSPLKKLRLLRLNNNRLRTIPRDTFLNTRIEFLDLSNNQFVAWQATAFADIGFTLRSIQFDNNLLEFLDPYMFTSTQFLLELNLAGNLIKLIPDNSFANLNNLTVLDLSYNLQMPINFRELFINVPRLRVLNLRSTGIYRLPSLALPQLATLDVSNNNLQEIDTQEELFYLRELHIQENKINNISNLLRNLPPALRVLDISRNPIRKISFHDFSLSRRLEELLIEDIKIANPDIFIKLHNLKKLRISAQHNFSELVSKLRGLQELYVTIYDEHLGDGLFTSRMHSNTKLNVVEITGRRLVSISSNAFQGLARNHDLKLRIHNTMVNDLPPGVFYALKYIPRLSIDLSDNLLAALAPDSFYPNASSWDAVGTRSVIGGLDVSNNPLQCECGLVWLGHWLRRWLRETAQVNLIPKDEMKQMIRRAKRSTCTDPLTGKRLPFLEIFPEDLLCHASALSSLALKLRFRFMLICLNMLLIVLHKSRTLVL, from the exons CTTTATGCAGCATTCGCTAGTGTCGCTGGATCTGTCCGACAATCAGTTACAGGGACTACCGCTGGATTCACTAAAAAATGTCCACACGCTAAGCCGATTAGTAGCACAGAG GAATAACATACACCATCTGGACGGTAACTGGGGCGGTTTGGTGGATTCGCTGCGCAGTCTGCACATATCGGGCAACTCCATTTCCGAGGTATCTTTCTACACGCACGATGAAAAGCGTCAAAACCACACGGCGCCCAACTCACAAGCTTCCATAATAAACGCGAAACAATTCTCACAGTATCCGCCGGTGACGGTGGTGGGGCAGCAAACGGCGGGCAGCAACGGTCTCCAGCAGGGCGTTAAACCGTTCGCCAAGCTGAAAAAGCTCGTCTGGCTCGACATCAGCTCGAACCGTATCGCACACATCAGCCCAAACACGTTCCCCAAATCGTTGGTAACGATCGACCTTTCCAAGAACATTCTTTCCCAGTTTCCGACGGCTTTTCTGGAGCATCTGCACGATCTGCGCGTACTCTCGCTTAAGGATAACCTTATAGCGAAGGTTGACGGGAGCCCCGAAATAATCGGAACGGCTCGAATCCGGCTCGAAAAGCTCGATCTCAGCCTGAATCTCGTCGAAGAAATACCTTCCCTGCTGTTTAATGGAAGCGTGCGCATCAAGGCaattaattttgataaaaactTTATCCGCCACTTGGAGGCAGACACGTTCCAGGGGCTGAACATTGTGCACATGGTGCtggcatttaatttcatcgaatcgatcgatgatgGTGCATTTGCATCGCTCGAAAACAGCCTGGAATATTTGGATCTCGAACGAAACCGACTGACAGTTGTTCCGAGTGCGATTGGACGATTGAATCGGTTACGCTATCTGTACTTGACGTCGAACGAACTAGCCAGCATTCCTGTTCTGCCGGAAGCGTTACTACCCACCACGCTGAAGGTACTATCGCTAAGTGGTAACAATTTTACCGCCATTCCTGTGGATGGTTTATCCAACTGCACCGAGCTGTCGTATCTGAACATGGGCTACAACAAGATTGCCGAGATCGAGGAAAACGCGTTCTTGGGTTGGGgttcaaatttgcaaacattgcTGCTACGCAACAATAAGATCACCAGCCTTAACTACGGTGCTTTCAACGGACTCGATACAATCAAGGAGATCAGTCTCAGCTTCAACGACATACACTACGTACATCCGAACGTGTTCGAAAATGTGTCCACATCGCTCAAGATCCTGGAGCTTTCGTTTGGCATCTACCGGGAAGAATACCCCGGCGAAGCTCTGGCGGTACTGACCGAGCTAATGTGGCTAGGGCTAGATAACAATAATCTCAAAACGCTACCAGATGGGGCACTGTCGACACTTGGGCAACTAACGTACGTAAACCTGGCATTCAATCGAATTGTTGCTATTCCTCGTTGGCTTTTCCGATCGGACGTGCATCGGAACTTGGTAGAGATAGATTTATCGTTCAATCAGCTCGAAGACTTACCCAGCGCAACCTTCGACAGCTTGGAGTTGATACAAATTATCAACTTATCATCAAACAAGCTACGCAGTATTCAGAAGAACGCGTTACATGATCTACCGTACCTTACCTACGTCGATCTGTCGTACAATGCGCTTCAAAATGTCAGTGAGGGAGCGTTTAGTTTTCTGCCCAGCTTGCTGAGTGTGGATCTCATGCACAATGAACTAAGTACGCTGTCGTTGAAAGTGTTTCGTCAAGTATCAAACGCTACCACTCCGATGCGGCTGAACATTAGCAATAATGCTATCGAGTTTCTGGATGGAGATGTTAACTCACTGCTGTACGTGTACTCGCTAGATGCTAGCCATAATCTGCTGCAGGACACGACCGTGTTTCGAGCGCTAGCATTTTCATTACGCATACTCTACCTGAACTGGAACAACTTCACTTCCCTCGGCAACCATGCGTTCGGAGACTTGCAGATTCTGGAAATACTGAATCTGGCGCACAATAACATAAGCTCGCTGCGAAGACGTAGCTTTGCCGGTTTGGTAAATCTCCAGGAGTTTGATCTTAGTCACAACCGAATAGAAAGTTTGCAGATAGAACAATTTTCTCCGTTGAAAAAACTACGGCTCCTTCGGCTAAATAACAACCGGCTGCGTACCATTCCTCGCGATACGTTCCTCAACACGCGCATTGAGTTTTTAGACCTGTCCAACAATCAGTTCGTAGCCTGGCAGGCAACGGCTTTTGCTGACATTGGTTTCACGCTGCGATCGATACAGTTCGACAACAATCTGCTGGAGTTTCTGGATCCGTACATGTTCACCAGCACGCAGTTCCTGCTCGAATTAAACTTGGCCGGAAATTTAATCAAACTTATCCCGGACAATTCGTTCGCCAACTTGAACAATCTGACGGTACTGGATCTGAGCTACAATCTGCAAATGCCGATCAACTTTCGGGAGTTGTTCATCAATGTACCAAGATTACGTGTCTTAAATCTGCGCTCCACCGGGATATACCGTCTTCCGTCCCTAGCATTACCGCAGCTGGCCACTCTAGACGTAAGCAACAACAATCTCCAAGAGATTGATACACAGGAGGAGCTGTTCTATCTGCGCGAGCTGCACATACAGGAAAATAAGATCAACAACATCTCGAACCTGTTGCGAAATCTTCCTCCCGCGCTGCGTGTGCTGGACATCTCGAGGAATCCGATACGAAAGATATCTTTTCACGATTTCTCACTCTCCCGGCGGCTTGAAGAGTTACTAATTGAGGATATCAAAATAGCCAATCCGGACATATTCATAAAGTTGCACAACTTGAAAAAGTTACGCATCAGTGCCCAGCACAACTTTAGCGAGTTGGTCTCGAAGCTAAGGGGTCTGCAGGAGCTGTACGTGACCATCTACGATGAGCACCTGGGCGACGGTCTCTTTACGTCGCGTATGCACTCAAACACGAAGCTGAATGTGGTTGAAATCACTGGCCGTCGTTTGGTGTCCATCTCCAGCAATGCCTTCCAAGGGTTGGCCCGGAATCATGATCTAAAGTTGCGAATACACAACACCATGGTGAACGATCTGCCTCCGGGTGTGTTCTACGCGCTCAAGTACATCCCACGGTTGAGCATAGATTTGTCGGACAATCTACTCGCAGCCCTGGCGCCCGATAGCTTTTACCCGAACGCCAGCTCGTGGGATGCGGTGGGGACACGGAGCGTCATCGGTGGGCTGGACGTGTCCAACAATCCGTTGCAGTGCGAGTGTGGTCTAGTTTGGCTAGGTCATTGGCTCCGACGATGGTTACGAGAGACGGCGCAGGTCAATTTGATTCCTAAAGacgaaatgaagcaaatgaTTCGT CGAGCAAAAAGGAGTACCTGCACGGATCCGCTAACCGGCAAGCGACTACCGTTCCTTGAGATCTTCCCCGAAGATCTCCTGTGCCACGCTAGTGCCCTGAGTAGTTTAGCGTTAAAGTTACGCTTTCGGTTTATGTTAATTTGTCTCAATATGCTGCTAATAGTGCTCCACAAGTCCCGAACACTGGTACTGTAA